A window of the Bradyrhizobium diazoefficiens genome harbors these coding sequences:
- a CDS encoding NAD(P)H-dependent flavin oxidoreductase: MLQTRFTRLVGVEHPIVQGGMQWVGRAELVAAVANAGALGFITALTQPTPEDLTKEIARCRDLTDKPFGVNLTILPAIKPPPYAEYRAAIIEAGITVVETAGNKPQEHVDEFKKHGVKVVHKCTSVRHALSAERMGVDAISIDGFECAGHPGEDDTPGLILIPAAANKVKIPMIASGGFADARGLVAALALGAEGINMGTRFMATRESPIHQLIKEKIVANDEHETELIFRTMRNTSRVARNEISTKVVAMEKEGARFEDIRELVAGARGKMVYATGNSDEGIWSAGQVQGLIQDIPSCGELISRIVREAEAIIRSRLEGMIAQPNAQAAE, encoded by the coding sequence CAGGGCGGCATGCAATGGGTCGGACGCGCCGAGCTGGTCGCGGCCGTTGCCAATGCCGGCGCGCTCGGCTTCATCACGGCGCTGACCCAGCCGACGCCGGAGGACCTGACCAAGGAGATCGCGCGCTGCCGCGACCTCACCGACAAGCCGTTTGGCGTCAACCTCACCATCTTGCCCGCGATCAAGCCGCCGCCTTACGCCGAATACCGCGCTGCCATCATCGAAGCCGGCATCACCGTGGTCGAGACCGCCGGCAACAAGCCGCAAGAGCATGTCGACGAGTTCAAAAAGCACGGCGTCAAGGTCGTGCACAAATGCACCAGCGTCCGCCACGCGCTGTCGGCCGAGCGGATGGGCGTCGACGCCATCTCGATCGACGGGTTCGAATGCGCCGGCCACCCCGGCGAGGACGACACCCCCGGCCTGATCCTGATCCCGGCCGCCGCCAACAAGGTCAAGATCCCGATGATCGCCTCCGGCGGCTTTGCCGACGCTCGTGGCCTCGTCGCCGCCCTTGCACTCGGTGCCGAGGGCATCAACATGGGCACCCGCTTCATGGCGACCAGGGAGAGCCCGATCCATCAGCTCATCAAGGAGAAGATCGTCGCCAATGACGAGCACGAGACCGAGCTGATCTTCCGCACCATGCGCAACACCTCGCGCGTCGCCCGGAACGAGATCTCGACCAAGGTCGTCGCGATGGAGAAGGAAGGCGCCAGGTTCGAGGACATCCGCGAGCTCGTCGCCGGCGCCCGCGGCAAGATGGTCTATGCGACAGGCAATTCGGACGAAGGCATCTGGTCGGCGGGCCAGGTGCAGGGCCTGATCCAGGACATCCCGAGCTGCGGCGAGCTGATCTCCCGCATCGTGCGCGAAGCTGAGGCGATCATTCGCAGCCGGCTCGAAGGCATGATCGCTCAACCAAACGCGCAAGCGGCGGAATAA
- a CDS encoding quinone oxidoreductase family protein: MKAYVYDPDGARISDVAQPKPEGTQVLVRVRACGLNRADTGMRRGHAHGAAGGAGTVLGMEWAGEVAELGPDAKGVKVGDRIMGSGGAAFAEYTLADHGRLFRAPSNMNFEEAATLPVALATMHNAVVTVGGVQPGQAVLIQGASSGVGLMAMQIAKLKGAKMVIGSSTDAYRRGRLKEYGADLAVDSSDPKWVDEVLDATGGEGVDLIVDQVSGKVANQNLAATRILGRIVNVGRLGGTHADFNFDLHAARRISYIGVTFRTRTIEEVRAIFDEVRKDIWAAVESRKLQLPIDKVYGFDDIDKAFEHMEANKHLGKIVVTL; encoded by the coding sequence ATGAAGGCTTATGTCTATGATCCTGACGGCGCTCGGATTTCCGACGTCGCTCAACCAAAGCCTGAGGGCACGCAAGTGCTGGTTCGCGTGCGCGCCTGTGGTCTCAACCGCGCCGACACCGGCATGCGCAGGGGTCACGCCCATGGCGCCGCCGGCGGCGCCGGGACCGTGCTCGGCATGGAATGGGCCGGCGAAGTCGCCGAGCTCGGACCGGATGCGAAGGGCGTCAAGGTCGGCGACCGCATCATGGGCTCGGGTGGCGCAGCGTTCGCGGAGTACACGCTTGCCGACCACGGCCGGCTGTTCCGCGCCCCCTCGAACATGAATTTCGAGGAGGCCGCCACCCTCCCCGTCGCACTCGCGACCATGCACAACGCCGTCGTCACCGTCGGCGGCGTGCAGCCCGGGCAAGCCGTGCTGATCCAGGGCGCGAGCTCCGGCGTCGGCCTGATGGCGATGCAGATCGCCAAGCTCAAGGGCGCCAAGATGGTGATCGGCTCCTCGACCGATGCCTATCGCCGCGGCCGGCTGAAGGAATATGGCGCCGACCTCGCCGTCGATTCCTCCGATCCCAAATGGGTCGATGAGGTGCTTGACGCCACCGGCGGCGAAGGGGTCGACCTCATCGTCGATCAGGTCTCGGGCAAGGTCGCCAACCAGAACCTCGCCGCGACCAGGATCCTGGGCCGCATCGTCAATGTCGGCCGGCTCGGCGGCACCCATGCCGACTTCAACTTCGACCTGCATGCCGCCCGCCGCATCTCCTATATCGGCGTCACCTTCCGCACCCGCACCATCGAGGAGGTCCGCGCGATCTTCGACGAAGTCAGGAAGGACATTTGGGCCGCGGTCGAGTCGCGAAAGCTCCAGTTGCCGATCGACAAGGTCTACGGGTTCGACGACATCGACAAGGCGTTCGAGCACATGGAGGCGAACAAGCACCTCGGGAAGATCGTGGTGACGCTCTAG
- a CDS encoding cation diffusion facilitator family transporter, translated as MSGQHDKTSVAAISILASGGMAAAKFVVGIAIGSLALISEALHSSIDLVATIITWAVVRISDKPADDEHHYGHGKLESISALGVTALLYVLAGGILVQSYSHLREGTPPPTISAVPFVVLVIDIVVNLWRARALHRAARETRSEALAADALHFASDVMGSCAVIVGLILAAFGFWWGDAAAAAVVAVMIAALGLRMASSTVQTLVDRAPEGALEKATAAIRGVPGVIDVERLRVRMVGATTFIDSIVNVPRTYPIDRVEEIKRNAQAAVTKAFGDADLTFTAVPVARDNETVRDRITVIARNSGLAIHHVTVHDLVAKLIVGIDLEVDADMQLEAAHEVANMLEQNIQEEFGADVEVDVHIEPLEPELPFGVDAAPERVQTIAAALTEYAAGGEIHDIHSVRVRDTEGGEIVNFHCRATPSMSVIKVHEQVDAIERRLRRAFPSVKRVISHAEPPRA; from the coding sequence ATGAGCGGACAACACGACAAGACATCGGTCGCGGCAATCTCGATCCTGGCCAGCGGCGGCATGGCGGCGGCCAAATTCGTGGTCGGCATCGCGATCGGGTCGCTGGCGCTGATCTCCGAAGCCCTGCACTCCTCGATCGATTTGGTCGCAACCATCATCACCTGGGCGGTGGTGCGGATCTCCGACAAGCCGGCCGACGACGAGCACCATTATGGCCACGGCAAGCTCGAGAGCATCTCTGCGCTCGGCGTGACCGCCCTGCTCTACGTGCTCGCCGGCGGCATCCTGGTCCAGTCCTATAGCCATCTTCGCGAGGGAACCCCGCCACCGACCATTTCGGCCGTGCCGTTCGTGGTGCTGGTGATCGATATCGTCGTCAATCTCTGGCGCGCTCGCGCCCTGCACCGTGCCGCCAGGGAGACCCGAAGCGAGGCGCTCGCCGCCGACGCACTGCACTTTGCATCAGACGTGATGGGCTCATGTGCCGTGATCGTGGGCCTGATTCTCGCAGCCTTCGGCTTCTGGTGGGGAGACGCGGCCGCAGCCGCAGTCGTGGCGGTCATGATCGCGGCTCTTGGCCTGCGGATGGCAAGCTCCACGGTGCAGACGCTGGTCGACCGCGCGCCTGAGGGCGCACTGGAGAAAGCCACCGCCGCGATCCGAGGCGTCCCCGGCGTGATCGACGTCGAGCGCCTGCGCGTGCGCATGGTCGGGGCGACCACCTTCATCGACAGCATCGTCAACGTGCCCAGGACCTATCCGATTGACCGCGTCGAGGAGATCAAGCGTAACGCGCAAGCCGCAGTCACCAAGGCCTTCGGCGATGCCGATCTCACCTTCACCGCAGTGCCGGTCGCCCGCGACAACGAGACCGTGCGCGACCGCATCACGGTGATCGCACGTAATTCTGGCCTCGCCATCCACCACGTCACGGTGCACGACCTCGTTGCCAAGCTGATCGTCGGCATCGACCTCGAGGTCGATGCCGACATGCAGCTCGAGGCCGCCCATGAGGTCGCCAACATGCTGGAGCAGAACATCCAGGAGGAGTTCGGCGCGGATGTCGAGGTCGACGTCCATATCGAGCCACTGGAACCGGAACTGCCGTTTGGCGTCGATGCCGCGCCGGAACGGGTCCAGACCATCGCCGCCGCGCTCACCGAATATGCCGCCGGCGGCGAGATCCACGACATCCATAGTGTGCGCGTCCGCGACACCGAGGGCGGCGAGATCGTCAACTTCCATTGCCGCGCCACGCCGTCGATGAGCGTGATCAAGGTGCACGAACAAGTCGATGCGATCGAGCGCAGGCTGCGCCGCGCGTTCCCGAGCGTGAAGCGCGTCATCAGTCACGCCGAACCGCCACGCGCGTGA
- a CDS encoding LysR family transcriptional regulator, translating into MIDKLELLLALAKERHFGRAAEACGVTQPTMSTGLKQLEEILGVMLVQRGSRFQGFTPEGERALDWARRIVGDARAMRQEINSLKDKLSGEIRIAAIPTVLGMVASLTTPFRAKHPEVRFSIRSTTSSEVLGLLENLEVDAGLTYIENEPIGKVRTIPLFNESYRLLTAPDAMFGDREAVTWAEVGQVPLCLLTPDMQNRRIIDRALRSVGAEATPTLTSNSLLVLYTHVKTGRWASVMPAKLAETLGLSDKVRSIPITDPEVNYSIGLVIPQRDPMTPLIAALVNVAREVAPSLQS; encoded by the coding sequence TTGATCGACAAGCTTGAACTGCTGCTGGCGCTGGCCAAGGAGCGGCATTTTGGACGGGCGGCAGAGGCCTGCGGCGTCACCCAGCCGACCATGTCGACCGGGCTGAAGCAGCTCGAGGAGATCCTTGGCGTGATGCTGGTCCAGCGCGGGTCCCGGTTTCAGGGATTTACTCCCGAGGGCGAGCGAGCGCTGGACTGGGCGCGGCGGATCGTGGGCGATGCCCGCGCGATGCGCCAGGAGATCAACTCGCTGAAGGACAAGCTTTCCGGCGAGATTCGTATTGCGGCAATCCCGACCGTGCTCGGCATGGTGGCCTCATTGACCACGCCGTTCCGCGCCAAGCATCCCGAGGTCCGCTTCAGCATCCGGTCCACGACCTCGTCGGAGGTGCTGGGGTTGCTCGAAAATCTCGAGGTGGATGCCGGGCTGACCTATATCGAGAACGAGCCGATCGGGAAGGTGCGCACCATTCCGCTCTTCAACGAGAGCTACCGCCTCCTGACCGCGCCGGATGCGATGTTCGGCGATCGGGAGGCCGTGACCTGGGCCGAAGTCGGCCAGGTGCCGCTGTGCCTGCTGACACCCGACATGCAGAACCGCCGCATCATCGACCGCGCGCTGCGCTCGGTCGGCGCGGAGGCGACGCCGACACTGACCTCAAACTCGCTGCTGGTGCTGTACACGCATGTGAAGACGGGGCGGTGGGCGAGCGTGATGCCGGCCAAGCTCGCCGAGACGCTCGGCCTCTCCGACAAGGTTCGCTCGATCCCGATCACCGACCCCGAAGTCAATTACAGCATCGGTCTGGTGATCCCGCAGCGTGATCCGATGACGCCGCTGATCGCGGCGCTGGTCAATGTCGCGCGCGAAGTGGCGCCGAGCCTGCAATCATAA
- a CDS encoding formate dehydrogenase subunit gamma, with protein MTAVYEPSYEPSYQPWDETHGAEIIAEHAKQEGATLVILHALQEAFGYVPEAAIPMVAQALNLSRAEVHGVFTFYHDFRHKPAGRHVLKLCRAEACQAAGGDALAARAESKLGVSLGNTTADDRVTLEPIYCLGLCSTAPSAMLDGRLVGRLDEKRLDALVAEAQR; from the coding sequence ATGACAGCGGTTTACGAACCTTCTTACGAGCCTTCTTACCAGCCTTGGGACGAGACGCACGGCGCCGAGATCATCGCCGAACATGCCAAGCAGGAAGGCGCGACTCTCGTCATTCTGCACGCGCTCCAGGAGGCGTTCGGCTATGTGCCGGAGGCGGCGATCCCCATGGTGGCCCAGGCGCTGAATCTGTCGCGCGCCGAGGTCCATGGCGTCTTCACCTTCTACCATGATTTCCGTCACAAGCCGGCCGGCCGCCACGTGCTGAAGCTATGCCGCGCCGAGGCCTGCCAGGCCGCAGGCGGTGATGCACTGGCTGCGCGCGCTGAATCGAAGCTCGGCGTTTCGCTTGGAAATACCACTGCGGATGATCGCGTCACGCTGGAGCCGATCTACTGCCTCGGGCTGTGCTCGACCGCGCCGTCGGCGATGCTCGACGGCCGCCTCGTCGGCCGGCTCGACGAGAAGCGCCTCGATGCGCTGGTTGCGGAGGCGCAACGATGA
- a CDS encoding formate dehydrogenase beta subunit, which produces MKLKIFIPRDATAIAVGADEVVAAFEQITGKRGLPIEIVRTGSRGLHWLEPMVEVATPKGRVAYGPVSSEDVASVLESMASNGPHALRLGVADEIPWLKRQTRLTFARCGVIDPRSLEDYRAHGGYKGLERALSLGSDAILAEVTASGLRGRGGAGFPTGIKWKTVAQAKADRKFIVCNADEGDSGTFADRMIMEGDPFLVIEGMTTAGITVGATKGYIYIRSEYPHAVEAMNAAISAARRGGYLGDKIGGSTTSFDMDVRVGAGAYVCGEETSLLESLEGRRGLVRAKPPLPAHHGLFGKPTVINNVLSFAAIPFILAEGAKAYADFGMGRSRGTMPIQLAGNIRQGGLFETAFGVTLGELVDDIGGGTFTGRPVRAVQVGGPLGAYFPRALFDTPFDYEAFAARDGLIGHGGIVVFDDSVDMRKQARFAMEFCAVESCGKCTPCRIGSTRGVETIEKIIRGERVAENLALVEDLCNTMKFGSLCALGGFTPYPVLSALKHFREDFVPAPTTLQAAE; this is translated from the coding sequence ATGAAGCTGAAAATTTTTATCCCTCGCGATGCGACCGCTATCGCCGTCGGCGCCGATGAGGTTGTCGCAGCATTCGAGCAGATCACAGGGAAGCGCGGCCTGCCGATCGAGATCGTCAGGACCGGCTCGCGCGGATTGCATTGGCTGGAGCCGATGGTCGAGGTGGCGACCCCAAAGGGGCGCGTCGCTTACGGCCCGGTGAGCTCCGAAGATGTCGCCTCCGTGCTCGAGTCAATGGCGAGCAACGGACCGCACGCCCTGCGGCTCGGCGTCGCAGACGAGATCCCCTGGCTCAAGCGCCAGACCCGCCTCACCTTCGCCCGCTGCGGCGTGATCGATCCGCGCTCGCTCGAGGATTATCGCGCTCATGGCGGCTACAAGGGCCTGGAGCGCGCACTGTCGCTCGGCTCGGACGCGATCCTGGCCGAAGTCACCGCCTCCGGCCTGCGCGGCCGCGGCGGCGCCGGCTTCCCGACCGGCATCAAGTGGAAGACGGTCGCGCAAGCCAAGGCCGACCGCAAATTCATCGTCTGCAATGCCGACGAAGGCGACAGCGGCACCTTCGCCGACCGCATGATCATGGAAGGCGATCCCTTCCTGGTTATCGAGGGCATGACGACCGCCGGCATCACCGTCGGTGCGACCAAGGGCTATATCTACATCCGCAGTGAATATCCGCATGCGGTCGAGGCGATGAATGCCGCGATATCAGCCGCGCGGCGCGGCGGCTATCTCGGCGACAAGATCGGCGGCTCGACCACCAGCTTCGACATGGACGTGCGCGTCGGCGCCGGCGCTTACGTTTGCGGCGAGGAGACTTCGCTGCTCGAGAGCCTCGAAGGCCGCCGCGGCCTGGTGCGCGCAAAGCCGCCGCTGCCGGCCCATCACGGCCTGTTCGGCAAGCCGACCGTCATCAACAACGTGCTGTCGTTCGCGGCCATCCCCTTCATCCTCGCCGAAGGCGCCAAGGCCTATGCCGATTTCGGCATGGGGCGCTCGCGCGGCACCATGCCGATCCAGCTCGCCGGCAACATCCGCCAGGGCGGCTTGTTCGAAACGGCGTTCGGCGTCACGCTCGGCGAGCTCGTCGACGACATCGGCGGCGGCACGTTCACCGGCCGTCCGGTGCGCGCCGTGCAGGTCGGCGGTCCACTCGGGGCCTATTTCCCGCGCGCCCTGTTCGACACGCCGTTCGATTACGAAGCCTTTGCCGCGCGCGACGGCCTGATCGGCCATGGCGGCATCGTCGTGTTCGACGACAGCGTCGACATGCGCAAGCAGGCGCGTTTCGCCATGGAGTTCTGCGCCGTCGAATCCTGCGGCAAGTGCACGCCCTGCCGCATCGGCTCGACCCGCGGCGTCGAGACCATCGAGAAAATCATCCGCGGCGAGCGGGTAGCCGAGAACCTCGCGCTCGTCGAAGACCTCTGCAACACCATGAAATTCGGCTCGCTCTGCGCACTCGGCGGCTTCACGCCCTACCCCGTGCTCAGCGCATTGAAGCATTTCCGGGAGGATTTCGTCCCGGCCCCGACCACGCTTCAGGCCGCGGAATAG
- the fdhF gene encoding formate dehydrogenase subunit alpha produces the protein MSLIEEIDYGTPRSKSETMVTLTIDGNEVTVPEGTSIMRAAMDAGHQIPKLCATDMVDAFGSCRLCVVEIEGRAGTPASCTTPVMNGLVVHTQSERLKKLRKGVMELYISDHPLDCLTCGANGDCELQDMAGAVGLRDVRYGYEGENHVFAKTPGKSNGEINAAWMPKDESNPYFTYDPSKCIVCSRCVRACEEVQGTFALTISGRGFDSRVSPGMSESFLGSECVSCGACVQACPTATLTEKSVTEIGQPEHSVVTTCAYCGVGCTFKAEMRGEEVVRMVPYKDGKANRGHSCVKGRFAWGYTNHKERILNPMIRERIEDPWREVSWDEAFSFAAARMRGIQKKYGRDAIGGITSSRCTNEETYLVQKLIRAGFGNNNVDTCARVCHSPTGYGLSVTFGTSAGTQDFDSVENTDVAMIIGANPASAHPVFASRLKKRLRQGAKLIVIDPRRTEMVESPHVKALHLPLMPGTNVAVVTALAHVIVTEGLVNEAFVRERCDWTEFEEWAAFVAQPKHSPEATAILTGVDPQTLREAARIYATGGNGAIYYGLGVTEHSQGSTTVIAIANLAMATGNIGRPGVGVNPLRGQNNVQGSCDMGSFPHELPGYRHIAGDAVREQFEAMWDVKLNPEPGLRIPNMFDAAIEGTFMGLYVQGEDILQSDPNTKHVVAALSAMECVIVHDLFLNETANYAHVFLPGSSFLEKDGTFTNAERRIQRVRKVMSPKNGMADWEVTIALAKAMGFEMNYSHPSEIMDEIAALTPTFAGVSYAKLEELGSVQWPCNEKAPEGTPVMHIGGFVRGKGKFVVTEYVATDERTGPRFPLLLTTGRILSQYNVGAQTRRTENVVWHAEDRLEIHPHDAEQRGVRDGDWVRLQSRAGETTLRAELTDRVAPGVVYTTFHHPDTQANVITTDYSDWATNCPEYKVTAVQISPSNGPSDWQKSYDEQARHSRRIAPAEAAE, from the coding sequence ATGTCTCTGATCGAAGAAATCGACTACGGCACGCCGCGCTCCAAATCGGAAACGATGGTGACGCTCACCATCGACGGCAATGAGGTCACGGTGCCCGAGGGCACCTCGATCATGCGCGCCGCGATGGACGCCGGCCACCAGATCCCAAAGCTCTGCGCGACAGACATGGTCGATGCATTCGGTTCCTGCCGTCTCTGCGTCGTCGAGATCGAGGGCCGCGCCGGAACGCCGGCCTCCTGCACCACGCCCGTCATGAACGGCCTTGTTGTCCACACCCAGAGCGAGCGGCTGAAGAAGCTGCGCAAGGGCGTGATGGAGCTCTACATCTCCGACCATCCGCTCGACTGCCTCACCTGCGGTGCCAATGGCGATTGCGAATTGCAGGATATGGCCGGTGCGGTGGGCCTTCGTGACGTGCGCTACGGTTATGAAGGCGAGAACCACGTCTTCGCCAAGACACCTGGCAAGTCCAACGGCGAGATCAACGCCGCCTGGATGCCGAAAGACGAGTCCAACCCCTACTTCACCTACGATCCCTCCAAGTGCATCGTCTGCTCGCGCTGCGTCCGCGCCTGCGAGGAGGTGCAAGGCACCTTCGCGCTGACCATCTCCGGCCGTGGCTTCGACAGCCGCGTCTCGCCCGGCATGAGCGAGAGTTTTCTCGGCTCCGAATGCGTCTCCTGCGGCGCCTGCGTGCAGGCCTGCCCGACCGCGACGCTCACGGAAAAGTCCGTGACCGAGATCGGCCAGCCCGAGCACTCCGTCGTCACCACCTGCGCCTATTGCGGCGTCGGCTGCACCTTCAAGGCCGAGATGCGCGGCGAGGAAGTCGTCCGCATGGTGCCGTACAAGGACGGCAAGGCCAATCGCGGCCATTCCTGCGTCAAGGGCCGCTTCGCCTGGGGCTATACCAATCACAAGGAACGTATCCTCAATCCGATGATCCGCGAGCGGATCGAGGATCCCTGGCGCGAAGTCTCCTGGGATGAAGCGTTCTCGTTTGCCGCGGCCAGGATGCGCGGCATCCAGAAGAAATACGGCCGTGACGCCATCGGCGGCATCACCTCGTCCCGCTGCACCAACGAAGAGACCTATCTGGTGCAGAAGCTGATCCGCGCCGGCTTCGGCAACAACAATGTCGACACCTGCGCGCGCGTCTGCCACTCCCCGACGGGCTATGGCCTTTCGGTCACCTTCGGCACCTCCGCCGGCACGCAGGATTTCGACTCGGTCGAGAATACCGACGTCGCCATGATCATCGGCGCCAACCCGGCCTCGGCTCACCCCGTCTTCGCCTCCCGCCTGAAGAAGCGGCTGCGCCAGGGCGCCAAGCTGATCGTGATCGATCCGCGCCGCACCGAGATGGTGGAATCGCCGCATGTGAAGGCGCTGCATCTGCCGCTGATGCCCGGCACCAACGTCGCTGTCGTGACGGCGCTGGCGCATGTCATCGTCACCGAAGGTCTCGTCAACGAAGCCTTCGTGCGCGAGCGCTGCGACTGGACCGAGTTCGAGGAATGGGCCGCCTTCGTCGCCCAGCCCAAGCACAGCCCGGAAGCGACCGCCATCCTCACCGGCGTCGATCCGCAGACGTTGCGTGAAGCGGCCCGCATTTACGCCACCGGCGGCAATGGCGCGATCTATTACGGCCTCGGCGTCACCGAGCACAGCCAGGGTTCGACCACGGTGATCGCGATCGCCAATTTGGCGATGGCGACCGGCAATATCGGCCGTCCCGGCGTCGGCGTGAACCCGCTGCGCGGCCAGAACAACGTGCAGGGCTCCTGCGACATGGGCTCCTTCCCGCACGAGCTTCCCGGCTACCGCCACATCGCGGGCGATGCCGTGCGCGAGCAGTTCGAGGCGATGTGGGACGTCAAGCTCAACCCGGAGCCGGGTCTGCGCATTCCCAACATGTTCGATGCCGCCATCGAAGGCACGTTCATGGGGCTCTATGTGCAGGGCGAAGACATCCTGCAATCCGATCCCAACACCAAGCATGTGGTGGCGGCGCTGTCGGCGATGGAATGCGTCATCGTCCACGACCTCTTCCTCAACGAGACCGCGAACTACGCCCACGTTTTCCTCCCCGGCTCGAGCTTCCTCGAGAAGGACGGCACTTTCACCAATGCCGAACGCCGCATCCAGCGCGTTCGCAAGGTGATGTCGCCAAAGAACGGCATGGCCGACTGGGAAGTCACCATCGCGCTCGCCAAGGCGATGGGATTCGAGATGAACTACAGCCATCCCTCGGAGATCATGGACGAGATCGCCGCGCTGACACCGACCTTTGCCGGCGTCTCGTACGCCAAGCTGGAAGAGCTCGGCTCGGTGCAGTGGCCCTGCAACGAGAAGGCGCCAGAGGGCACGCCGGTGATGCATATCGGCGGCTTCGTCCGTGGCAAGGGCAAGTTCGTCGTCACCGAGTATGTCGCGACCGACGAGCGCACCGGTCCCCGCTTCCCGCTGCTGCTCACGACGGGCCGCATCCTGAGCCAGTACAATGTCGGCGCGCAGACAAGGCGCACCGAGAACGTGGTCTGGCACGCCGAAGACCGGCTGGAGATCCATCCGCACGACGCCGAGCAGCGCGGCGTGCGCGACGGCGACTGGGTGCGGCTGCAGAGCCGCGCCGGCGAGACTACGCTGCGCGCGGAGCTCACCGACCGTGTCGCGCCCGGCGTCGTCTATACCACGTTCCACCACCCGGACACGCAGGCCAACGTCATCACGACCGACTATTCGGACTGGGCGACCAACTGCCCCGAATACAAGGTCACGGCGGTGCAGATCTCGCCGTCGAACGGCCCGTCCGACTGGCAGAAGAGCTACGACGAGCAGGCGCGACACTCCCGCCGCATCGCGCCGGCCGAGGCTGCGGAGTAG
- the fdhD gene encoding formate dehydrogenase accessory sulfurtransferase FdhD: MHVPVQAIDREIWRDGIASEGTRLIPEETPLALTYNGGTYAVMMGTPQNLEDFAVGFSLDEGIIKSVDDIKSLEVVRLDDGIELRMWLESEDAARISERRRHIAGPTGCGICGIDSIAEAVRPAAVVPQGQTFTPQQIMTAMQAIAPLQSINMQTRAVHAAAFWSRSNGIVALREDVGRHNALDKLAGSLARSRTDASAGMVLLTSRVSVEMVQKTAAIGVPVLVAVSAPTALAVRTAEAAGITLIAIARSDGFETFTHHGRVTAHRASEIVNVVA; encoded by the coding sequence ATGCACGTGCCAGTCCAGGCCATCGACCGCGAAATCTGGCGCGATGGCATCGCGTCCGAAGGCACCCGGCTGATCCCCGAGGAGACGCCGCTGGCGCTGACCTACAATGGCGGCACCTATGCCGTCATGATGGGGACGCCGCAGAACCTCGAGGATTTTGCCGTCGGCTTCAGCCTGGACGAAGGCATCATCAAATCGGTCGACGACATCAAGTCGCTCGAGGTGGTCCGCCTCGACGACGGCATCGAGCTGCGGATGTGGCTGGAGTCGGAAGACGCCGCACGCATCAGCGAGCGCCGCCGCCACATCGCGGGTCCCACTGGCTGCGGCATCTGCGGCATCGATTCAATCGCCGAAGCCGTGCGGCCCGCGGCTGTGGTGCCGCAAGGGCAGACCTTCACGCCGCAGCAGATCATGACGGCGATGCAGGCGATCGCCCCCCTGCAATCGATCAACATGCAGACCCGCGCGGTGCATGCCGCGGCCTTCTGGTCGCGATCGAATGGCATCGTGGCCCTGCGCGAGGACGTGGGCCGGCACAACGCGCTCGACAAGCTCGCCGGTTCGTTGGCGCGCAGCCGCACGGACGCAAGCGCCGGCATGGTGCTGCTGACAAGCCGGGTCTCGGTCGAGATGGTGCAGAAGACCGCCGCAATCGGCGTGCCTGTGCTGGTTGCGGTCTCCGCGCCCACCGCGCTCGCGGTGCGTACAGCGGAGGCCGCTGGCATCACGCTGATTGCAATTGCCCGCAGCGACGGGTTTGAAACGTTCACGCACCATGGCCGCGTCACGGCCCATCGTGCTTCGGAGATTGTCAATGTCGTCGCCTGA